Proteins co-encoded in one Thamnophis elegans isolate rThaEle1 chromosome 1, rThaEle1.pri, whole genome shotgun sequence genomic window:
- the ZBTB25 gene encoding zinc finger and BTB domain-containing protein 25 isoform X2: MDTASHSLILLQQLNMQREFGFLCDCTVAIGDVYFKAHRAVLAAFSNYFKMIFIHQTSECIKIQPTDIQPDIFSYLLHIMYTGKGPKQMVNHTRLEEGIRFLHADYLSRMAIEMNQMLSPEVVQSSNLYGIQISTTHKAVKENLQTKENLNNIGSRATNQGDHPQLQLSLAIGLDDGSLDQQISHPSTKTAGKPPEEAANPPVTIKQEKTDAEPVVSQSHTSSSPNLRGPSFSKENLKVHLCQYCGEHFESRNNLCEHLFTHVSGSLPFRVPTSILESNNLSQLQPLSENCEATESHRLSSFLQKENEHYSEYPSHPNLEALPIGQLSLVSKDTEPVELNCNFSFSRKRKISCTVCGHKFLRKNQLLEHMYTHKGKHFKFARYQRVGNTAAVKFQPYGDNWIPSMVKSGTLSQAQVESQNALDPDLSPENIDTILVE, from the exons ATGGATACAGCAAGCCACAGCCTGATCCTCCTGCAACAACTCAACATGCAGCGAGAATTTGGCTTCCTTTGTGACTGCACAGTTGCAATTGGAGATGTCTACTTCAAAGCTCATCGAGCTGTTCTGGCTGCTTTTTCCAACTATTTTAAGATGATATTCATTCATCAGACAAG TGAATGCATAAAGATTCAGCCCACTGATATCCAACCTGACATATTCAGCTACTTGCTTCATATAATGTACACTGGCAAAGGACCTAAACAGATGGTCAATCATACGCGACTAGAAGAAGGCATCCGCTTCCTGCATGCTGACTATCTTTCCCGCATGGCAATTGAAATGAACCAGATGCTTTCTCCAGAGGTTGTGCAGTCTTCAAACCTCTATGGGATTCAGATCTCAACCACACATAAGGCTGTGAAGGAGAATCTCCAAACAAAGGAAAATTTAAACAATATTGGTAGTAGAGCCACTAACCAGGGAGATCACCCTCAGCTTCAGCTATCTCTGGCAATTGGGCTGGATGATGGGTCTTTGGACCAGCAGATTTCCCATCCTTCTACCAAGACAGCTGGGAAACCACCAGAGGAGGCTGCAAACCCACCTGTGACTATAAAGCAAGAGAAGACTGACGCAGAGCCAGTTGTGTCTCAGAGTCACACATCATCCTCCCCAAATCTCAGGGGTCCATCCTTTTCCAAAGAAAACCTCAAAGTTCATTTATGCCAGTACTGCGGGGAGCATTTTGAATCCAGGAACAATTTGTGTGAACACCTGTTTACTCATGTGTCAGGATCACTGCCCTTCAGGGTTCCCACCTCCATCTTGGAAAGCAATAACCTTAGCCAACTACAGCCACTCAGTGAAAACTGTGAAGCTACTGAAAGCCACCGACTCAGTTCCTTCCTTCAGAAAGAAAATGAGCACTACTCGGAATATCCCAGCCATCCCAACCTAGAGGCCCTGCCCATTGGCCAGCTGTCACTGGTCTCTAAGGACACAGAACCTGTGGAATTAAACTGTAACTTTTCCTTTTCACGGAAAAGAAAGATCAGTTGCACTGTTTGTGGTCACAAATTTCTCCGAAAAAACCAGCTTCTTGAACACATGTATACGCACAAAGGTAAACACTTCAAATTTGCCCGATACCAACGGGTTGGTAACACGGCAGCTGTCAAGTTTCAGCCATATGGTGACAATTGGATCCCAAGTATGGTGAAAAGTGGCACTCTCTCACAAGCTCAGGTGGAGTCACAAAACGCATTGGATCCTGACCTCTCTCCAGAGAACATTGATACCATACTTGTGGAATAG
- the ZBTB25 gene encoding zinc finger and BTB domain-containing protein 25 isoform X1 gives MDTASHSLILLQQLNMQREFGFLCDCTVAIGDVYFKAHRAVLAAFSNYFKMIFIHQTSSECIKIQPTDIQPDIFSYLLHIMYTGKGPKQMVNHTRLEEGIRFLHADYLSRMAIEMNQMLSPEVVQSSNLYGIQISTTHKAVKENLQTKENLNNIGSRATNQGDHPQLQLSLAIGLDDGSLDQQISHPSTKTAGKPPEEAANPPVTIKQEKTDAEPVVSQSHTSSSPNLRGPSFSKENLKVHLCQYCGEHFESRNNLCEHLFTHVSGSLPFRVPTSILESNNLSQLQPLSENCEATESHRLSSFLQKENEHYSEYPSHPNLEALPIGQLSLVSKDTEPVELNCNFSFSRKRKISCTVCGHKFLRKNQLLEHMYTHKGKHFKFARYQRVGNTAAVKFQPYGDNWIPSMVKSGTLSQAQVESQNALDPDLSPENIDTILVE, from the exons ATGGATACAGCAAGCCACAGCCTGATCCTCCTGCAACAACTCAACATGCAGCGAGAATTTGGCTTCCTTTGTGACTGCACAGTTGCAATTGGAGATGTCTACTTCAAAGCTCATCGAGCTGTTCTGGCTGCTTTTTCCAACTATTTTAAGATGATATTCATTCATCAGACAAG CAGTGAATGCATAAAGATTCAGCCCACTGATATCCAACCTGACATATTCAGCTACTTGCTTCATATAATGTACACTGGCAAAGGACCTAAACAGATGGTCAATCATACGCGACTAGAAGAAGGCATCCGCTTCCTGCATGCTGACTATCTTTCCCGCATGGCAATTGAAATGAACCAGATGCTTTCTCCAGAGGTTGTGCAGTCTTCAAACCTCTATGGGATTCAGATCTCAACCACACATAAGGCTGTGAAGGAGAATCTCCAAACAAAGGAAAATTTAAACAATATTGGTAGTAGAGCCACTAACCAGGGAGATCACCCTCAGCTTCAGCTATCTCTGGCAATTGGGCTGGATGATGGGTCTTTGGACCAGCAGATTTCCCATCCTTCTACCAAGACAGCTGGGAAACCACCAGAGGAGGCTGCAAACCCACCTGTGACTATAAAGCAAGAGAAGACTGACGCAGAGCCAGTTGTGTCTCAGAGTCACACATCATCCTCCCCAAATCTCAGGGGTCCATCCTTTTCCAAAGAAAACCTCAAAGTTCATTTATGCCAGTACTGCGGGGAGCATTTTGAATCCAGGAACAATTTGTGTGAACACCTGTTTACTCATGTGTCAGGATCACTGCCCTTCAGGGTTCCCACCTCCATCTTGGAAAGCAATAACCTTAGCCAACTACAGCCACTCAGTGAAAACTGTGAAGCTACTGAAAGCCACCGACTCAGTTCCTTCCTTCAGAAAGAAAATGAGCACTACTCGGAATATCCCAGCCATCCCAACCTAGAGGCCCTGCCCATTGGCCAGCTGTCACTGGTCTCTAAGGACACAGAACCTGTGGAATTAAACTGTAACTTTTCCTTTTCACGGAAAAGAAAGATCAGTTGCACTGTTTGTGGTCACAAATTTCTCCGAAAAAACCAGCTTCTTGAACACATGTATACGCACAAAGGTAAACACTTCAAATTTGCCCGATACCAACGGGTTGGTAACACGGCAGCTGTCAAGTTTCAGCCATATGGTGACAATTGGATCCCAAGTATGGTGAAAAGTGGCACTCTCTCACAAGCTCAGGTGGAGTCACAAAACGCATTGGATCCTGACCTCTCTCCAGAGAACATTGATACCATACTTGTGGAATAG